The following are encoded in a window of Paenibacillaceae bacterium GAS479 genomic DNA:
- a CDS encoding single-stranded-DNA-specific exonuclease, which translates to MAATLSAELGLSSLAARLLVLRGQSTPQMATRFLSAGVEGLHDPYLMLGMEAAVKRIRLAVEHDEKVLVYGDYDADGVSSTSLMLYLFRELGLRHDYYIPHRMKEGYGMNIAAVEQAAADGFSLIVTVDNGISAVEQVAHARSLGLSVVVTDHHEPPDILPEADAIVNPKQRGCPYPFKGLAGAGVAFKLAQALLGRTPLEWSDIAALGTIADLMPLTDENRILVRCGLQTMQRATRPGFQALAEVSGTAIETVSASDIGFQMGPRINAAGRLEHAGTAVQLLISEDVMEAARLATGLDQLNIQRRAVVEEITKAAEAAWEERCRRADAAGEPHPGVIVLAGAGWNPGVIGIVASKLLERHYRPAVLLGLDESTGLCKGSARSIPGFDLYEALRTCSHLMEHYGGHAAAAGMTLKQEHLEALEQGLCVEAARQLKPEDYIAVSKIDLVCSPAEATLQTIQELSRLEPFGSGNPVPKVLVQASQLAELRTIGKGNTHLKLTLGGRGDSSSLDAIGFGLGELAEGLSGSGSADVVGELSVNEWNGKRRAQLMIRDLRVSEPRVYDMRGNRDPIAMLLRLQERLLKEGSSVAVIGSERALPPQLHQETAAAASSGMKGSVIQVYHPAHLPADGFRCRELVLLEHPASWTDLQHSIEQSPEIAALHLLFSRNRFGEQIDWTERKRMAELYGWLKRLSPLPGTSTEAAKRLSAQAGCPLEAALLALNVFAELDFIRLDAEGWIVNSTPAKRDLFESASYKRAIQEQELAALLHGESDPIRHWLGQLPGRQHVIA; encoded by the coding sequence ATGGCGGCGACGTTATCTGCTGAGCTCGGCCTATCCTCGCTGGCTGCTCGGCTGCTCGTGCTGCGGGGACAGAGTACGCCCCAGATGGCGACTCGATTCCTGAGCGCAGGAGTTGAGGGGCTGCACGATCCTTACCTAATGCTCGGCATGGAAGCGGCAGTTAAGCGCATTAGGCTTGCGGTGGAGCATGATGAGAAGGTACTCGTGTACGGCGATTATGACGCTGACGGTGTTTCTTCAACCTCGCTGATGCTTTATTTGTTCCGCGAGCTAGGCTTGCGGCATGATTATTACATTCCGCATCGTATGAAGGAAGGCTACGGAATGAATATCGCTGCAGTGGAGCAGGCGGCGGCTGATGGTTTCTCGTTGATCGTGACGGTAGACAACGGCATCAGCGCTGTGGAACAGGTCGCCCATGCCAGGTCGCTTGGTCTGTCCGTCGTTGTGACGGATCATCATGAGCCGCCTGATATTTTGCCGGAAGCAGATGCTATCGTGAATCCCAAGCAGCGGGGCTGTCCATATCCGTTCAAAGGGTTGGCTGGTGCAGGAGTTGCCTTCAAGCTCGCTCAAGCATTGCTTGGGCGGACGCCGCTGGAATGGAGCGACATCGCAGCGCTCGGCACAATAGCGGATCTCATGCCGCTGACGGACGAGAATCGAATTCTCGTGCGTTGCGGTCTGCAAACGATGCAGCGTGCAACGCGTCCTGGTTTCCAAGCGCTTGCTGAGGTGAGCGGGACGGCAATCGAAACGGTAAGCGCCTCTGATATCGGTTTCCAAATGGGACCGAGAATTAATGCGGCGGGCCGCTTGGAGCATGCCGGTACCGCTGTGCAGCTTTTGATTTCAGAGGATGTCATGGAAGCGGCTCGGTTAGCTACTGGGCTCGATCAGCTTAACATCCAGCGCCGTGCGGTTGTAGAAGAGATTACGAAGGCAGCCGAAGCGGCCTGGGAGGAACGCTGCCGTCGCGCAGATGCGGCAGGAGAGCCGCATCCAGGCGTTATCGTCCTGGCGGGCGCTGGGTGGAACCCTGGTGTCATCGGAATTGTAGCTTCCAAGCTGCTGGAACGGCATTATCGCCCAGCCGTTCTACTTGGGCTGGATGAGAGCACGGGACTTTGTAAAGGTTCCGCCCGCTCAATCCCCGGTTTTGACCTATATGAAGCTCTGCGAACATGCAGCCATCTGATGGAGCATTATGGCGGACACGCGGCTGCGGCTGGTATGACGCTGAAACAGGAACATCTGGAAGCATTGGAGCAGGGGTTATGTGTAGAAGCGGCGCGCCAGCTGAAGCCGGAAGACTACATAGCGGTCAGCAAAATTGATCTGGTATGCAGTCCTGCGGAAGCAACGTTGCAGACGATTCAAGAGCTGTCACGGCTGGAGCCGTTCGGCAGCGGCAATCCGGTGCCGAAGGTTCTGGTGCAAGCCTCGCAACTGGCGGAGCTCAGGACAATAGGCAAAGGAAACACGCATCTGAAGCTGACTCTTGGAGGCAGGGGCGACTCGTCTTCGCTGGATGCAATCGGCTTCGGACTTGGCGAGCTGGCTGAGGGGCTCTCTGGCAGCGGCTCGGCTGATGTCGTCGGCGAGCTTAGCGTTAATGAGTGGAACGGCAAGCGGAGGGCGCAGCTGATGATTCGCGATTTGCGTGTTAGCGAACCTAGGGTATACGATATGCGTGGTAATAGAGATCCTATTGCTATGCTGCTTCGTTTACAGGAGCGTCTTTTGAAAGAAGGTTCATCAGTCGCGGTCATTGGTTCGGAGCGAGCGCTACCGCCACAGCTTCATCAGGAAACGGCAGCTGCAGCATCGAGCGGAATGAAGGGCTCAGTCATTCAAGTTTATCATCCTGCTCATTTGCCTGCGGACGGTTTCCGCTGCCGCGAGCTGGTGCTGTTGGAGCATCCGGCTTCATGGACGGACTTGCAGCATTCCATCGAACAATCGCCGGAGATCGCCGCTCTGCACTTGCTGTTCAGCCGGAATCGCTTCGGCGAACAGATAGATTGGACAGAGAGAAAGCGCATGGCTGAGCTGTACGGTTGGCTCAAGCGACTTAGCCCTCTCCCAGGCACAAGTACTGAGGCTGCAAAACGGCTCTCCGCGCAAGCGGGCTGTCCACTGGAAGCGGCGCTGCTTGCTCTGAATGTTTTTGCAGAGCTGGATTTCATCCGATTGGATGCAGAAGGCTGGATTGTGAACAGCACCCCCGCCAAGCGGGACTTGTTCGAATCAGCTTCCTACAAGAGGGCGATTCAAGAGCAAGAACTGGCTGCTTTACTTCACGGTGAGAGCGATCCGATCCGTCACTGGTTAGGCCAATTGCCTGGACGACAGCATGTTATAGCTTAA
- a CDS encoding adenine phosphoribosyltransferase, whose amino-acid sequence MNYKDYIRVIEDFPQPGIRFKDITTLLGNGEVYRSAIEDMKVALKDKGIDLIAGPEARGFVIGAPLALALGVGFVPIRKSGKLPGETVEASYDLEYGKDKLAVHKDAIKPGQRVLIADDLLATGGTIATTMNLIRQLGGEVVGASFLIELSYLNGHEKLDGIDVFSLIKY is encoded by the coding sequence ATGAACTACAAAGACTATATTCGCGTTATCGAGGATTTTCCTCAACCAGGTATTCGTTTCAAGGACATCACAACTTTGCTTGGCAACGGTGAAGTATACCGTTCGGCCATTGAAGATATGAAAGTGGCATTGAAGGACAAAGGAATCGATCTCATCGCTGGACCTGAAGCTCGCGGCTTCGTCATCGGCGCACCGCTGGCCCTTGCGCTCGGAGTTGGCTTCGTGCCGATCCGCAAAAGCGGCAAGCTGCCTGGGGAAACCGTAGAAGCATCTTATGATCTGGAATACGGCAAAGACAAATTGGCCGTCCACAAGGATGCAATCAAACCAGGACAACGCGTACTCATCGCTGATGACCTGTTGGCAACCGGTGGCACGATCGCCACAACGATGAACCTGATCCGCCAGTTAGGCGGAGAAGTAGTTGGCGCGTCCTTCCTGATCGAGCTATCGTACCTGAACGGCCATGAAAAGCTGGATGGAATCGACGTTTTCTCGCTCATTAAATATTAA
- a CDS encoding GDSL-like Lipase/Acylhydrolase has translation MKKVQRWVSIFLSAAILSALVACNAAGDEKGKSQLAKTGTSAGSVQELFGSSLFVGDSIIGGLTNDDLLPEANVMGGLGATVQSALDNVEEIASRKPSHLFLSMGQNNLGEPTEKAKEKAKDTFVQQYTRLIDRIRELMPAARVYVLSITPVDTELPFSVSMNGQIETFNAALQKLMKEKRVDYIDLAPIFQQHKIQYDEDGSHFKNAFYPLLLGYLKEQTDLARQPRGPALTDPNEAYKAAFKHSVFLGDSILGALSYLNKLDPENVIAPNGATLDLALLNVEKLVNQAPEHVFIMLGSNDIRLSDKQEFLERYHQLIGAIRNKLPKAKLRILSIPPVTDEALKQEPRYVNITDFNQALEQLAEEVKVDYVDLAPLFAAKKIHYADNGVHFKPLFYPLLLDYLKEFVK, from the coding sequence ATGAAAAAGGTACAACGATGGGTGAGTATTTTTCTGTCAGCAGCGATACTATCAGCCCTCGTCGCCTGTAATGCGGCCGGCGACGAGAAGGGTAAGTCTCAGCTTGCTAAGACGGGGACATCTGCTGGCAGCGTTCAGGAATTGTTCGGCAGCAGCTTATTCGTAGGCGACTCTATTATCGGAGGACTGACGAACGATGATCTGCTGCCTGAAGCGAACGTTATGGGGGGGTTGGGCGCAACGGTTCAATCTGCGCTGGACAACGTCGAAGAGATCGCGAGCCGCAAGCCGTCGCATTTGTTCCTGTCCATGGGACAGAACAATCTGGGGGAACCGACGGAGAAAGCGAAGGAGAAAGCGAAGGATACGTTCGTACAGCAATACACTCGATTGATCGATCGTATCAGAGAACTAATGCCGGCGGCGCGCGTCTACGTGCTGTCGATTACGCCGGTAGATACCGAATTGCCATTCAGTGTGAGCATGAACGGGCAGATTGAAACATTTAACGCGGCCCTGCAGAAGCTGATGAAGGAAAAGAGAGTAGACTACATTGACCTTGCCCCCATTTTTCAGCAGCATAAGATTCAATACGATGAAGACGGCTCTCATTTCAAGAACGCATTTTATCCGCTTCTGCTGGGCTATTTGAAGGAGCAAACGGATCTGGCCCGTCAACCGCGCGGTCCGGCACTCACCGACCCGAACGAAGCCTATAAAGCAGCGTTTAAACATAGTGTTTTCCTGGGGGATTCAATTTTGGGGGCGTTGTCCTATCTGAACAAACTGGACCCGGAGAATGTTATCGCCCCGAACGGTGCGACGCTTGATTTAGCCCTACTAAACGTCGAGAAGCTCGTCAATCAGGCGCCGGAACATGTCTTCATTATGTTGGGCAGCAATGACATTCGGTTGTCGGACAAACAGGAATTTCTCGAGCGCTATCACCAGTTGATCGGCGCCATCCGGAACAAGCTGCCGAAGGCCAAGCTTCGCATCCTGTCGATCCCGCCAGTCACCGACGAAGCTCTGAAGCAAGAGCCTCGTTATGTGAACATTACGGACTTCAACCAAGCGCTTGAACAGCTGGCTGAGGAAGTCAAAGTCGATTACGTGGACCTGGCACCCCTCTTCGCCGCCAAAAAAATTCATTACGCGGACAATGGCGTTCACTTTAAGCCGCTTTTCTATCCATTGCTCCTGGACTACTTGAAGGAGTTCGTAAAGTAG
- a CDS encoding GTP pyrophosphokinase → MGIDQLLAKASTYMKDQDLARIREAYEFADQAHHGQVRKSGEPYILHPVAVAEILVNMQMDVTSIIAALLHDVVEDTTVEVEQVRARFGDTCAMLVDGLTKLEKIKFRSKEEHQNENYRKMFVAMAQDIRVILIKLADRLHNMRTLKFQSEEAQRRIAYETLEIFCPIAHRLGISAIKWEMEDVALRYLNPQQYYRIANLMKKKRAEREDFISQVIGRITEKIEEMGIEGDISGRPKHIYSIYRKMTMRNKQFNEIYDLMAIRIIVDNIKDCYATLGIIHTLWKPMPGRFKDYVAMPKANMYQSLHTTVVGPNGEPTEVQIRTWDMHRTSEYGVAAHWAYKEGTVPTGNIEDKMSWFREILELQNEAEDASEFMESLKMDFFSDLVFVFTPKGEVIELPAGSVPLDFAYRIHTEVGNRTIGAKVNGRIVPLDHKLKTGDIVEILTSKHSYGPSQDWVKITKSSHARTKIKQWFKKERREENVIKGREALERELKRLGLEPSAWMTEDKLMEAAGKFTFHDPEDMMSAIGFGGITAAQICTKLTEKMRREAEAAQQIELTSEPVEVKSPGTRKKAATGGVTVKGIDNLLVRFARCCNPVPGDDIVGYITRGRGISVHRRDCTNIPYEGDVEDTERVIEVEWEELAESNYSVDIEITGYDHRGLLNEVLQAVSESKTNISAVTGRTGRNKMVIIHMTILIRNIEHLQSVVDKIKRVKDIYSVQRIMQ, encoded by the coding sequence ATGGGCATAGACCAACTACTCGCTAAGGCGTCGACTTATATGAAGGATCAGGATCTGGCCAGAATCCGAGAGGCCTACGAGTTTGCAGACCAGGCCCATCACGGCCAGGTACGCAAGTCCGGGGAGCCCTACATCCTCCATCCAGTGGCCGTGGCTGAGATTCTTGTAAACATGCAGATGGATGTGACCTCGATCATTGCAGCGCTGCTGCATGATGTCGTTGAGGACACAACCGTTGAGGTCGAGCAGGTACGAGCTCGCTTTGGCGATACCTGCGCCATGCTGGTCGATGGCCTGACCAAGCTGGAGAAGATCAAGTTCCGCTCCAAAGAGGAGCATCAAAACGAGAATTACCGCAAAATGTTCGTCGCGATGGCACAAGACATCCGAGTTATTTTAATTAAGCTTGCCGACAGGCTGCACAATATGCGCACGCTCAAGTTCCAGTCGGAGGAAGCGCAGCGACGCATCGCTTATGAGACGCTGGAGATTTTCTGTCCAATTGCGCATCGGCTAGGCATTTCCGCCATCAAGTGGGAGATGGAAGACGTCGCCCTGCGTTATCTCAATCCGCAGCAATACTATCGAATCGCCAACCTGATGAAGAAAAAACGCGCCGAGCGTGAGGACTTCATTTCGCAGGTTATTGGGCGAATCACTGAGAAGATTGAGGAAATGGGCATTGAGGGCGATATTTCCGGCAGGCCCAAGCATATTTATAGCATCTATCGCAAGATGACGATGCGCAACAAACAGTTCAATGAAATTTATGATCTGATGGCTATCCGCATCATCGTGGACAATATCAAGGACTGTTATGCCACTCTTGGCATCATCCACACGTTGTGGAAGCCGATGCCTGGTCGTTTCAAAGACTACGTGGCTATGCCTAAGGCTAACATGTATCAGTCGCTGCATACGACGGTTGTTGGACCGAACGGGGAGCCGACCGAGGTGCAGATCCGCACTTGGGACATGCATCGGACGAGTGAATACGGCGTTGCCGCGCACTGGGCTTACAAAGAAGGTACCGTCCCGACAGGTAATATCGAAGACAAGATGAGTTGGTTCCGCGAAATTCTGGAGCTTCAGAACGAGGCGGAGGACGCCTCGGAATTCATGGAATCGCTCAAGATGGACTTTTTCTCCGATCTTGTTTTTGTGTTTACGCCGAAGGGAGAGGTCATCGAGTTGCCAGCCGGCTCCGTGCCGCTCGACTTTGCCTATCGGATTCATACGGAAGTTGGCAACCGCACGATTGGAGCCAAGGTCAATGGACGTATCGTACCGCTTGATCATAAGCTGAAAACTGGCGATATCGTCGAGATTCTTACTTCCAAGCATTCTTATGGACCGAGTCAAGACTGGGTGAAAATCACCAAGTCCTCTCATGCGCGCACCAAGATCAAGCAATGGTTCAAAAAAGAGCGCCGCGAGGAAAATGTCATCAAAGGTCGGGAAGCGCTGGAGCGCGAGCTGAAACGTCTCGGACTGGAGCCTTCGGCCTGGATGACAGAGGACAAGCTGATGGAAGCCGCCGGCAAGTTTACCTTCCACGATCCAGAGGATATGATGTCTGCCATCGGCTTTGGCGGCATTACCGCTGCTCAGATTTGCACCAAGCTGACAGAGAAAATGCGCCGAGAAGCCGAGGCTGCGCAGCAGATCGAGCTGACTAGCGAGCCAGTGGAGGTTAAATCTCCGGGAACTCGCAAAAAAGCGGCCACTGGCGGAGTTACCGTCAAGGGAATCGACAACTTGCTGGTGCGTTTTGCCCGCTGTTGCAATCCGGTTCCGGGTGACGACATCGTCGGCTACATCACGCGTGGGCGCGGCATCAGCGTCCATCGCCGGGATTGCACAAACATTCCTTATGAAGGCGATGTAGAGGATACGGAACGCGTAATCGAGGTTGAGTGGGAGGAGCTTGCGGAATCCAACTACAGCGTTGATATCGAGATTACCGGTTACGATCATCGCGGCCTGCTTAACGAGGTGCTTCAGGCGGTATCGGAGTCCAAAACGAACATTTCCGCTGTGACGGGACGTACTGGACGCAACAAGATGGTCATCATCCACATGACGATTCTCATCCGCAATATTGAGCATCTGCAGTCGGTGGTCGATAAGATCAAGCGCGTAAAGGATATTTATTCGGTACAGCGCATCATGCAGTAG
- a CDS encoding D-tyrosyl-tRNA(Tyr) deacylase, protein MVVQRCSSAEVTVEGISTGRIGRGLMLLVGLTHEDEEADIRWMADKIANLRIFEDESRKMNLSVRDAEGEILSVSQFTLYGDARKGRRPNFMAAARPEQAEPMYEAFNDALRSSGLKVETGRFGAMMDVSLVNDGPVTLILDSRA, encoded by the coding sequence GTGGTTGTACAGCGCTGTTCCTCGGCAGAGGTAACGGTAGAGGGGATCTCGACAGGGCGTATCGGGCGTGGGCTTATGCTGCTCGTGGGCTTGACCCATGAGGACGAAGAGGCGGATATTCGCTGGATGGCCGATAAGATCGCGAATTTGCGTATTTTTGAGGATGAATCCCGTAAAATGAATCTGTCGGTGCGCGATGCAGAAGGTGAAATTCTGTCGGTGTCACAGTTCACGCTGTACGGTGATGCCCGCAAGGGGCGTCGTCCTAACTTCATGGCCGCTGCCCGCCCTGAGCAGGCGGAGCCAATGTACGAGGCGTTCAACGACGCTCTGCGATCATCTGGACTCAAGGTGGAGACCGGGCGTTTCGGAGCGATGATGGATGTATCTCTCGTTAATGACGGACCGGTCACCCTTATTCTCGACAGCAGAGCTTAA
- a CDS encoding histidyl-tRNA synthetase yields MGFQKMPGTQDLLPGSVERWQFVEGKAREICRRFNFREIRTPIFESTDLFRRGVGETTDIVEKEMYTFEDRGGRSLTLRPEGTAGVVRAYVENKLYGEPDLTKLYYIGSMYRYERQQAGRYRQFHQFGVEALGSAEPALDAEVIALGYTFYTEVGLRGVRVEINSVGTPAVRAAFRAKLLEFLEPKRSILCKDCQSRMDRNPLRVLDCKVDQKHFEGAPSILDSLDEECTVHFEKVKAYLTDMNIPYEINSRLVRGLDYYTHTAFEFKAEGIGAIDTIGGGGRYNGLVGEIGGPDQPGVGFGLGIERTVMILEHQQGAESVAQPLDVYLVALGEAAEVEVSRQLNVLRMAGLSADRDYQGRKMKAQMKSADRFAARFTGILGDDELALGQIALKRMDTGEQRMVPLAELAAAIKGE; encoded by the coding sequence ATGGGATTCCAAAAAATGCCGGGCACACAGGATCTGCTACCCGGTTCAGTAGAACGTTGGCAATTCGTAGAAGGCAAGGCGAGAGAAATTTGTCGCCGCTTTAATTTTCGCGAGATCCGCACGCCGATCTTTGAATCGACGGATCTGTTCCGTCGCGGTGTCGGCGAGACGACGGATATTGTAGAGAAGGAGATGTACACCTTCGAGGATCGTGGCGGGCGTAGCCTGACACTTCGTCCTGAAGGCACTGCGGGCGTTGTGCGCGCCTACGTGGAGAATAAGCTGTACGGCGAGCCGGATCTGACCAAGCTGTATTACATTGGTTCGATGTACCGCTATGAGCGGCAGCAAGCCGGTCGTTACAGACAATTTCACCAATTCGGCGTAGAGGCGCTAGGCTCGGCTGAGCCGGCCTTGGACGCGGAAGTCATTGCACTTGGTTATACGTTTTACACGGAAGTTGGACTAAGAGGCGTAAGAGTGGAGATCAACTCCGTCGGCACGCCGGCCGTAAGGGCCGCATTCCGAGCGAAGTTGCTGGAATTCTTGGAGCCGAAGCGTTCGATTTTATGCAAAGACTGCCAATCGCGGATGGATCGCAACCCGCTACGCGTGCTGGACTGCAAGGTGGACCAGAAGCATTTTGAGGGCGCACCGTCCATTCTGGACAGCCTTGACGAAGAGTGCACCGTACACTTCGAAAAGGTGAAGGCTTACTTAACGGATATGAATATTCCGTATGAGATCAATTCCCGTCTTGTGCGCGGACTGGATTATTATACGCACACTGCTTTTGAATTCAAAGCAGAAGGGATTGGCGCCATCGATACGATCGGTGGAGGCGGCCGCTACAATGGCCTTGTCGGCGAAATTGGCGGCCCAGACCAACCTGGGGTCGGTTTTGGCCTCGGCATTGAGCGGACTGTAATGATTCTTGAGCATCAGCAGGGAGCAGAATCAGTGGCGCAGCCACTTGATGTGTACCTCGTTGCACTCGGTGAGGCGGCGGAGGTGGAAGTATCCCGCCAGCTGAATGTGTTGCGGATGGCGGGTTTGTCCGCTGACCGCGACTACCAGGGCCGCAAAATGAAAGCGCAGATGAAGTCCGCGGATCGTTTTGCCGCTCGTTTTACGGGCATTTTAGGCGATGACGAGCTGGCTTTGGGACAGATTGCGCTGAAGCGCATGGACACTGGCGAGCAGCGTATGGTTCCGCTAGCGGAACTGGCTGCGGCGATTAAAGGCGAATAG
- a CDS encoding aspartyl-tRNA synthetase, translating into MSEIIHCGRLSKADVGKTVELKGWVQRRRDLGGVLFIDLRDRTGIVQIVFNPDFSGDALAIADRARSEFVLAVKGKVVERDAETRNPNLATGEIEVRITEIEVLNAAKTPPFPIEDGIEVDESLRLKYRYLDLRRPEMQRTLLLRSKAAKIFRDFLDGEQFVEVETPILTKSTPEGARDYLVPSRVHPEEFFALPQSPQIFKQLLMVGGIERYYQIARCFRDEDLRADRQPEFTQVDIETSFLDQDQLLEMMERLTARLFKETVGADIPAPFQRITYADAIDKYGSDKPDLRFGLEIEDITDIVKDSDAKVFASVAASGGVVRALNAKGCATWSRKELDDLQPFAARYGGKGLAWITVKDGEWRGPIVKFLKPEEIQALTERLGVEEGDLLTFSADKKKVVADVLGNLRLKVGRQLGLIDDSAFKFAWVVDFPLLGWDEDAKRYVAEHHPFTRPKDEDLHLFETDPGAIRAQAYDLVLNGYEVGGGSMRIYKRDVQEQMFQALGFSMEEAHEKFGFLLDAFDYGTPPHGGIAFGFDRLVMLLTGRTNLRETIAFPKTASATDLLSDAPSRVDLAQLQQLHIRTVPKPGTKPAQLQGGQPAEAAAGAPAQG; encoded by the coding sequence ATGAGTGAAATTATCCATTGCGGACGCCTGAGTAAGGCGGACGTTGGCAAGACAGTTGAACTGAAGGGCTGGGTACAGCGTCGTCGCGACCTTGGAGGCGTGCTGTTCATTGATCTGCGCGACCGTACGGGCATTGTACAAATCGTGTTTAACCCGGACTTCTCCGGCGATGCGCTTGCTATTGCTGACCGCGCTCGCAGCGAGTTCGTGCTTGCCGTCAAAGGCAAAGTGGTTGAGCGTGACGCAGAAACCCGCAACCCGAATTTAGCGACTGGCGAAATTGAAGTTCGTATCACCGAGATCGAAGTGTTGAATGCGGCCAAAACACCTCCTTTTCCAATTGAGGATGGCATCGAAGTGGACGAGTCGCTCCGCCTCAAATACCGTTATCTCGACCTGCGTCGTCCTGAAATGCAGCGTACGCTTTTGCTTCGCTCCAAAGCGGCGAAAATTTTCCGCGACTTCCTTGATGGGGAGCAATTCGTTGAGGTGGAAACACCGATTCTGACGAAAAGCACGCCAGAAGGCGCACGCGATTACCTCGTGCCAAGCCGTGTCCATCCGGAGGAGTTTTTCGCGCTTCCACAGTCGCCGCAAATTTTCAAGCAGCTGCTTATGGTCGGTGGCATCGAGCGTTACTACCAGATCGCTCGCTGTTTCCGCGACGAAGATCTGCGTGCTGATCGCCAGCCGGAATTCACCCAAGTCGACATCGAAACTTCGTTCCTCGACCAAGATCAACTGCTCGAAATGATGGAGCGCCTTACTGCGCGTCTGTTCAAAGAAACGGTTGGCGCAGACATCCCGGCTCCGTTCCAACGCATCACCTACGCCGATGCGATCGACAAGTACGGCTCTGACAAGCCGGATCTGCGTTTTGGTCTGGAGATCGAGGATATTACCGACATCGTGAAGGACAGCGATGCTAAAGTATTCGCTAGCGTAGCTGCTTCCGGCGGCGTTGTGCGTGCATTGAATGCCAAAGGCTGCGCAACTTGGAGCCGCAAAGAATTGGATGATCTGCAGCCGTTTGCGGCGCGTTATGGAGGCAAAGGTCTGGCTTGGATTACGGTGAAGGACGGCGAATGGCGCGGCCCGATCGTTAAGTTCCTGAAGCCTGAGGAAATTCAGGCGCTGACCGAACGCCTCGGCGTTGAAGAAGGCGACTTGCTTACTTTCTCTGCAGACAAGAAAAAGGTCGTTGCAGACGTGCTTGGCAACCTGCGTTTGAAAGTCGGCCGCCAGCTCGGATTGATCGACGATTCTGCGTTCAAGTTTGCTTGGGTTGTTGACTTCCCGCTGCTCGGCTGGGATGAAGACGCGAAGCGCTATGTAGCGGAGCATCATCCGTTCACTCGTCCAAAGGATGAGGACCTGCATTTGTTCGAGACCGATCCAGGCGCGATCCGCGCTCAGGCATACGATCTCGTATTGAACGGCTACGAGGTTGGCGGCGGCTCCATGCGGATTTACAAGCGTGATGTCCAGGAGCAAATGTTCCAGGCGCTCGGTTTCTCCATGGAGGAAGCGCATGAGAAGTTCGGCTTCCTGCTCGACGCCTTCGACTACGGCACGCCTCCGCATGGCGGCATCGCCTTCGGCTTCGACCGTCTTGTCATGCTGCTGACCGGTCGCACGAACTTGCGCGAAACGATCGCCTTCCCGAAAACGGCAAGCGCAACCGACTTGCTCAGCGACGCTCCATCCCGCGTCGACCTCGCTCAGCTGCAGCAGCTGCATATCCGCACCGTGCCAAAGCCAGGCACCAAGCCGGCCCAGCTACAAGGCGGCCAGCCTGCTGAAGCTGCTGCCGGAGCTCCTGCGCAGGGCTAA